Proteins co-encoded in one Pseudomonas fluorescens genomic window:
- the smc gene encoding chromosome segregation protein SMC translates to MRLKCIKLAGFKSFVDPTTVNFPSNMAAVVGPNGCGKSNIIDAVRWVMGESSAKNLRGESMTDVIFNGSTSRKPVSQASIELVFDNSDGTLLGEWAAYAEISIRRKVTRDSQTTYYLNGAKCRRRDITDIFLGTGLGPRSYSIIEQGMISKLIESKPEDLRNFIEEAAGISKYKERRRETENRIRRTHENLARLTDLREELERQLERLHRQAEAARKYQEFKAEERQLKAQLSALRWQDLNDQVGQRESIIGNQEISFEALVAEQRNADAAIERLRDGHHDLSERFNLVQGRFYSVGGDIARVEQSIQHGQQRLRQLQDDLKEAERARLETESHLGHDRTLLLTLGEELDQLTPEQEITNAAAEEAAAALEDSETVMHGWQEQWDAFNLTAAEPRRQAEVQQSRIQQLETSMERLADRQKRLGEERALLSADPEDAAIMELSEQLAESEATLEDLQTSEEAQVEKLEQLRQELQQALTAQQQAQGDLQRLNGRLASLEALQQAALDPGTGTAEWLKEHNLAERPRLAEGLKVEAGWELAVETVLGADLQAVLVDDFDGFDLSGFAQGDLRLLSPGNDGVRMPGSLLDKVEAQVDLSPWLAQVKPVDSLEQALALRSQLAAGQSLISRDGYWVGRHFLRVRRASEAESGMLARGQEIEALHLEREEREATVEAMETRLQTLRAQQRQQENGREHLRRLLQDEARQQGELKAQLSAGKAKAEQLNLRRTRLDEELVELAEQRALEHESIGEARIQLQDALDAMALDTEQRELLLAQRDSLRERLDRVRQEARQHKDHAHQLAVRLGSLRAQHDSTRQALERLEMQAERLTEKREQLSLNLEEGEAPLEELRLKLEELLDKRMSVDDELKTAQIALEDADRELRDAEKRRTQAEQQSQLIRGQLEQQRMEWQALTVRRKALQDQLLEDGYDLHGVLNTLSAEASEKEAEEELERIAARIQRLGAINLAAIDEYTQQSERKRYLDAQDADLVEALETLENVIRKIDKETRNRFKDTFDQINGGLQALFPKVFGGGRAYLELTGEDLLDTGVTIMAQPPGKKNSTIHLLSGGEKALTALALVFAIFKLNPAPFCMLDEVDAPLDDANVGRYARLVKEMSQTVQFIYITHNKIAMEMADQLMGVTMHEPGCSRLVAVDVEEAMAMVDA, encoded by the coding sequence TTGCGCCTCAAGTGCATCAAGCTGGCGGGGTTCAAATCCTTCGTCGACCCGACCACGGTGAACTTCCCCAGCAACATGGCGGCAGTCGTCGGGCCGAACGGTTGCGGCAAGTCGAACATCATCGACGCCGTACGCTGGGTGATGGGCGAAAGTTCGGCGAAAAACCTGCGCGGCGAGTCGATGACCGACGTCATCTTCAACGGCTCGACCAGCCGCAAACCGGTGAGCCAGGCGAGCATCGAACTGGTGTTCGACAACTCCGACGGCACGCTGCTGGGCGAGTGGGCGGCGTACGCGGAAATTTCGATCCGCCGCAAAGTGACCCGCGACAGCCAGACCACTTATTACCTCAACGGCGCCAAATGCCGTCGTCGCGACATCACCGACATCTTCCTTGGCACCGGCCTCGGCCCGCGCAGTTACTCGATCATCGAGCAGGGGATGATCTCCAAGCTGATCGAGTCCAAGCCCGAAGATCTGCGTAACTTCATCGAAGAAGCCGCCGGCATCTCCAAGTACAAGGAGCGCCGGCGCGAGACCGAAAACCGCATCCGCCGCACCCACGAAAACCTTGCCCGTCTGACCGACCTGCGCGAAGAACTCGAACGCCAGCTCGAACGCTTGCACCGTCAGGCCGAGGCCGCCAGGAAGTATCAGGAATTCAAGGCCGAAGAGCGCCAGCTCAAGGCGCAACTGTCGGCCTTGCGCTGGCAGGATCTGAACGATCAGGTGGGCCAGCGCGAATCGATCATCGGCAACCAGGAAATCAGCTTCGAAGCGCTGGTCGCAGAACAACGCAACGCCGATGCGGCGATTGAACGCCTGCGCGACGGTCACCATGACCTGTCCGAGCGCTTCAATCTGGTGCAGGGGCGCTTCTATTCGGTCGGCGGCGACATCGCCCGGGTCGAGCAGAGCATCCAGCACGGTCAGCAGCGTCTGCGTCAGTTGCAGGACGACTTGAAGGAAGCCGAACGCGCGCGCCTCGAAACCGAATCGCACCTGGGCCACGACCGCACGTTGCTGCTGACCCTCGGCGAAGAGCTCGATCAACTGACCCCCGAGCAGGAAATCACCAACGCCGCCGCCGAAGAAGCCGCCGCTGCGCTGGAAGATTCCGAAACCGTCATGCACGGCTGGCAGGAGCAGTGGGACGCCTTCAACCTGACCGCCGCCGAACCCCGTCGTCAGGCCGAAGTACAGCAGTCGCGCATCCAGCAGCTGGAAACCAGCATGGAGCGTCTGGCTGATCGGCAAAAGCGTCTGGGCGAAGAGCGGGCGCTGCTGTCGGCCGATCCGGAAGACGCGGCAATCATGGAACTCAGCGAACAGCTCGCCGAGTCCGAGGCCACCCTTGAAGATCTGCAGACCAGCGAAGAAGCCCAGGTCGAAAAGCTTGAGCAGCTGCGACAGGAATTGCAGCAGGCACTGACTGCGCAGCAGCAGGCGCAGGGCGATTTGCAGCGCCTCAATGGTCGCCTCGCATCGTTGGAAGCCTTGCAGCAGGCCGCGCTCGATCCGGGTACCGGCACCGCCGAATGGCTGAAGGAACACAACCTCGCCGAGCGTCCGCGTCTGGCCGAAGGCCTCAAGGTCGAGGCTGGTTGGGAGCTGGCGGTGGAAACCGTGCTCGGCGCCGACCTGCAAGCGGTGCTGGTGGATGATTTCGATGGTTTCGATCTGTCCGGTTTTGCCCAGGGCGATCTGCGTTTGCTCAGTCCCGGCAATGACGGCGTGCGCATGCCGGGCAGCCTGCTGGACAAGGTCGAGGCGCAGGTCGATTTGTCGCCCTGGCTCGCTCAGGTCAAACCGGTCGACAGCCTTGAACAGGCGCTGGCCCTGCGCAGCCAATTGGCCGCCGGGCAGAGCCTGATCAGTCGCGACGGTTATTGGGTCGGCCGGCACTTCCTGCGGGTACGCCGCGCCAGCGAGGCCGAAAGCGGCATGCTCGCGCGCGGTCAGGAAATCGAAGCGCTGCATCTGGAACGCGAAGAACGCGAAGCCACGGTCGAGGCCATGGAAACCCGTTTGCAGACCCTGCGCGCGCAACAGCGTCAGCAGGAAAACGGCCGCGAACATCTGCGTCGTTTGCTGCAAGACGAGGCCCGCCAACAAGGCGAATTGAAAGCCCAGCTGTCCGCCGGCAAAGCCAAGGCCGAACAGTTGAACCTGCGCCGCACCCGTCTCGATGAGGAACTGGTCGAACTCGCTGAACAGCGTGCGCTGGAGCACGAAAGCATCGGCGAAGCGCGGATCCAGTTGCAGGACGCCCTCGACGCCATGGCCCTCGACACCGAGCAGCGCGAATTGCTGCTGGCCCAGCGCGACAGCCTGCGCGAGCGGCTGGATCGCGTGCGTCAGGAAGCCCGTCAGCACAAGGACCACGCCCATCAATTGGCCGTGCGTCTCGGCTCGCTGCGGGCGCAGCATGATTCGACCCGTCAGGCCCTTGAACGTCTGGAAATGCAGGCCGAGCGCCTCACTGAAAAACGTGAACAGCTCAGTCTTAATCTGGAGGAGGGCGAGGCACCGCTGGAAGAGCTGCGCCTGAAACTCGAAGAGTTGCTCGACAAGCGCATGAGCGTCGACGATGAACTCAAGACTGCTCAAATCGCCCTGGAAGACGCCGACCGTGAACTGCGCGACGCGGAAAAGCGCCGGACCCAGGCCGAGCAGCAATCGCAATTGATCCGTGGCCAGCTCGAACAGCAACGCATGGAATGGCAGGCCCTGACCGTGCGCCGCAAGGCGCTGCAGGATCAACTGCTGGAAGACGGCTACGATTTGCATGGCGTGCTCAATACCTTGAGCGCCGAGGCCAGTGAGAAGGAGGCCGAAGAAGAACTGGAACGCATCGCCGCACGCATTCAGCGCCTGGGCGCGATCAACCTCGCGGCGATCGACGAATACACGCAACAATCCGAGCGTAAACGTTATCTGGATGCTCAGGACGCCGATCTGGTCGAGGCGCTGGAGACTCTGGAAAACGTCATCCGCAAGATCGACAAGGAAACCCGTAACCGTTTCAAAGATACCTTTGATCAGATCAATGGCGGTTTACAGGCTCTTTTCCCGAAAGTTTTCGGTGGAGGGCGCGCCTATTTGGAACTGACGGGCGAAGATCTACTCGATACAGGGGTGACGATCATGGCGCAGCCGCCCGGAAAGAAGAACAGCACCATCCATTTGCTGTCCGGCGGCGAAAAAGCCCTGACCGCACTGGCGCTGGTTTTTGCGATCTTCAAGTTGAATCCGGCACCGTTCTGCATGCTCGATGAAGTTGACGCACCACTGGATGACGCTAACGTTGGACGCTACGCACGATTGGTCAAAGAGATGTCGCAGACCGTGCAGTTCATCTATATCACCCACAACAAGATCGCCATGGAAATGGCTGACCAGTTGATGGGCGTGACGATGCACGAGCCGGGTTGTTCGCGACTGGTAGCCGTGGATGTCGAGGAGGCGATGGCAATGGTGGATGCCTGA
- the ligA gene encoding NAD-dependent DNA ligase LigA — translation MTAAKDRILELRAELDQHNYRYHVLDEPSIPDAEYDRLFHELKALEAANPELITSDSPTQRVGSVALTAFTQVRHEVPMLSLGNAFEETDMREFDRRVTEGLDLPAGDLFGGGAAVEYSCEPKLDGLAVSLLYQDGLLVRGATRGDGTTGEDISVNVRTVRNIPLKLHGTGWPATLEVRGEVFMSKAGFERLNASQLEVGGKTFANPRNAAAGSLRQLDSKITANRPLEFCCYGIGQVSHDISDTHIGNLKQLQAWGLPISHELKLAKGIGECLDYYRDIGERRNALAYEIDGVVFKVNSIADQRELGFRAREPRWAIAHKFPAMEELTELLDVEFQVGRTGAVTPVARLKPVKVAGVTVANATLHNMDEVARLGLMIGDTVIIRRAGDVIPQVVQVVTERRPEDARPVQIPESCPVCGSHVERTQLVKRSKGKETISEGAVYRCVGRLACGAQLKQAIIHFVSRRAMDIEGLGDKSVEQLVDEGLVSSPADLYALKFDDIVDLEGFAEVSSNKLLAAIEDSKKPGLARFIYALGIPDVGEETAKVLARSLGSLERVQQALPQVLTYLPDIGLEVAHEIHSFFEDAHNQQVITELLGHGLQIQDQGELGAEFAASTTLGGFLDKLHIPSVGPGGAQKLADKFESLEGVMNADWLDMRQALPEKQANSVREFFALPEHRQLAEDAEKQLRAFGMHWKSEKKVVEGLPLAGETWVLTGKVELMSRDVAKEHLESLGAKVAGSVSAKTHCVVAGPGAGSKLTKANELGVKVMDEEAFIAFLKGHGISA, via the coding sequence ATGACTGCCGCCAAAGACCGCATTCTAGAGCTGCGCGCTGAACTCGATCAGCACAACTACCGTTACCACGTCCTCGATGAACCGAGCATTCCGGATGCCGAGTACGACCGGTTGTTCCACGAGCTCAAGGCGCTGGAAGCGGCCAACCCGGAACTGATCACCAGCGACTCGCCGACCCAGCGCGTCGGCAGCGTGGCGTTGACCGCGTTCACCCAGGTGCGTCACGAAGTACCGATGCTCAGCCTCGGCAACGCCTTCGAAGAAACCGACATGCGTGAGTTCGATCGCCGGGTGACCGAAGGTCTGGACTTGCCGGCCGGCGACCTGTTCGGCGGTGGCGCGGCGGTGGAATACAGCTGCGAGCCGAAGCTCGATGGCCTGGCGGTCAGCCTGTTGTATCAGGACGGCTTGCTGGTGCGCGGCGCCACCCGCGGCGACGGCACCACCGGCGAAGACATCAGCGTCAACGTCCGCACCGTGCGCAACATCCCTCTGAAGCTGCACGGCACAGGCTGGCCGGCGACCCTGGAAGTGCGCGGCGAAGTGTTCATGTCCAAGGCCGGTTTCGAACGCCTCAACGCCTCGCAACTGGAAGTCGGCGGCAAGACCTTCGCCAACCCGCGCAATGCTGCCGCCGGCAGCCTGCGTCAGCTGGATTCGAAGATCACCGCCAACCGCCCGCTGGAATTCTGCTGTTACGGCATCGGACAGGTGTCCCACGATATTTCCGACACTCACATCGGCAACCTCAAGCAACTGCAAGCCTGGGGCCTGCCGATCAGCCACGAATTGAAACTGGCCAAGGGCATCGGCGAATGCCTGGATTATTACCGCGATATCGGTGAGCGCCGGAACGCGCTGGCTTATGAAATCGATGGCGTGGTGTTCAAGGTCAACAGCATTGCCGACCAGCGCGAACTGGGCTTTCGCGCACGTGAACCGCGCTGGGCCATTGCGCACAAATTCCCGGCGATGGAAGAACTCACCGAATTGCTCGACGTGGAATTCCAGGTCGGTCGTACCGGTGCTGTCACGCCTGTGGCGCGGTTGAAACCGGTCAAGGTGGCCGGCGTCACCGTGGCCAATGCCACGCTGCACAACATGGACGAAGTCGCCCGGCTGGGACTGATGATTGGCGACACAGTGATCATTCGCCGCGCCGGTGACGTGATTCCGCAAGTGGTACAGGTGGTGACCGAGCGTCGTCCCGAAGATGCGCGGCCGGTGCAGATTCCCGAGAGCTGCCCGGTGTGCGGATCTCACGTCGAGCGCACGCAACTGGTCAAGCGCAGCAAGGGCAAGGAAACCATCAGCGAAGGTGCGGTGTATCGCTGCGTCGGCCGACTGGCCTGCGGTGCGCAACTCAAGCAGGCGATCATTCACTTCGTCTCCCGTCGGGCGATGGACATCGAAGGACTTGGCGACAAGAGTGTCGAGCAACTGGTCGACGAAGGTCTGGTCAGTTCGCCGGCCGATCTCTACGCCCTGAAGTTCGACGACATCGTCGACCTGGAAGGCTTTGCAGAGGTGTCGAGCAACAAGTTGCTGGCCGCCATCGAAGACAGCAAGAAACCGGGGTTGGCGCGCTTCATTTATGCGCTGGGCATTCCGGATGTCGGCGAGGAGACGGCCAAGGTGCTGGCGCGTTCGCTGGGGTCGCTGGAGCGTGTTCAGCAAGCCTTGCCGCAAGTGCTGACGTACCTGCCGGACATCGGCCTGGAAGTGGCCCACGAGATTCACAGCTTCTTTGAGGATGCGCACAACCAGCAGGTGATCACCGAGTTGCTGGGTCACGGTTTGCAGATTCAGGATCAGGGTGAGCTGGGCGCCGAGTTTGCCGCCAGCACCACCCTGGGCGGCTTCCTCGACAAGCTGCACATTCCTTCGGTCGGGCCGGGCGGGGCGCAGAAGCTGGCGGACAAGTTCGAGTCGCTGGAAGGGGTGATGAACGCTGACTGGCTGGACATGCGCCAGGCATTGCCGGAGAAGCAGGCCAACTCGGTTCGCGAGTTTTTCGCCTTGCCCGAGCATCGTCAACTGGCTGAAGACGCCGAGAAGCAACTGCGCGCTTTTGGCATGCACTGGAAGAGCGAAAAGAAAGTCGTCGAAGGCCTGCCGCTGGCCGGGGAAACCTGGGTGTTGACCGGCAAGGTCGAGCTGATGAGCCGCGACGTCGCCAAGGAACACCTGGAAAGCCTCGGCGCCAAGGTCGCCGGCTCCGTGTCGGCCAAGACCCACTGTGTGGTGGCCGGGCCGGGTGCCGGGTCGAAACTGACCAAGGCCAACGAACTGGGCGTGAAAGTGATGGATGAAGAGGCGTTTATCGCGTTCCTGAAAGGGCACGGTATTTCCGCCTGA
- the dnaX gene encoding DNA polymerase III subunit gamma/tau translates to MSYQVLARKWRPRSFREMVGQTHVLKALINALDSQRLHHAYLFTGTRGVGKTTIARIIAKCLNCETGITSSPCGECSVCREIDEGRFVDLIEIDAASRTKVEDTRELLDNVQYAPSRGRFKVYLIDEVHMLSSHSFNALLKTLEEPPPYVKFILATTDPQKLPATILSRCLQFSLKNMTPERVVEHLTHVLTAENVPFEDDALWLLGRAADGSMRDAMSLTDQAIAFGEGKVLATDVRAMLGTLDHGQVYDVLHSLIEGDARALLEAVRHLAEQGPDWNGVLSEILNVLHRVAIAQALPEGVDNGHGDRDRVLALAQALPAEDVQFYYQMGLIGRRDLPLAPDPRGGFEMVLLRMLAFRPADTADAPRQPLKPVGISQATVDSANSVAAAPKPAPVVAAAVAPAPAPVVAPAPAPEPAPVAPVLAPEPVPEPEPEPVAVEEVVDLPWNDPVEPAPVQQPAVEPVLETTAEQPDLPPMPLPTPDSVVPDAPEWAAAPIPEPSVADVDAATPGMDMDDEPPLDEDYIEPDMDSAYSYLDDLASEHAADPVPEPEPEPAAAPATGLALQWLELFPQLPISGMTGSIAANCTLIAVDGDNWLMHLDPAHSALFNATQQRRLNDALNQFHGRTLTLTIELIKPEQETPAQAASRRRANRQREAEESIHGDPFIQQMVQQFGAVVRHDTIEPVDALVSQG, encoded by the coding sequence ATGAGTTATCAGGTTCTTGCACGTAAATGGCGTCCGCGCTCGTTCCGCGAAATGGTCGGCCAGACCCATGTGCTCAAGGCTCTGATCAATGCCTTGGACAGCCAGCGTCTGCACCACGCCTACCTGTTCACCGGGACGCGGGGCGTCGGCAAGACCACGATTGCGCGGATCATCGCCAAATGCCTGAACTGTGAAACAGGTATCACTTCAAGCCCCTGCGGCGAGTGTTCGGTGTGCCGCGAGATCGATGAAGGCCGCTTCGTCGACCTGATCGAGATCGACGCCGCGAGCCGGACCAAGGTCGAGGACACCCGCGAGCTGCTCGACAACGTGCAGTACGCCCCGAGCCGCGGGCGCTTCAAGGTCTACCTGATCGACGAAGTGCACATGCTCTCCAGCCATTCCTTCAATGCGCTGCTCAAAACCCTCGAAGAGCCGCCGCCCTACGTCAAGTTCATCCTGGCGACCACCGACCCGCAGAAACTTCCGGCAACGATTTTGTCGCGATGCCTGCAGTTCTCCTTGAAGAACATGACGCCCGAGCGTGTGGTCGAGCATTTGACGCATGTCCTGACCGCCGAAAACGTACCGTTCGAAGACGACGCCCTGTGGCTGCTCGGCCGCGCGGCCGATGGTTCGATGCGCGACGCCATGAGCCTGACCGACCAGGCCATCGCCTTCGGTGAGGGCAAGGTTCTGGCCACCGACGTACGGGCGATGCTCGGCACGCTGGACCATGGTCAGGTCTATGACGTACTGCATTCCTTGATCGAGGGTGACGCCAGGGCGTTGCTCGAAGCCGTGCGTCATCTGGCCGAACAGGGGCCGGACTGGAACGGCGTGCTCTCGGAAATTCTCAATGTGCTGCACCGTGTCGCCATCGCCCAGGCGTTGCCGGAAGGTGTCGACAATGGCCACGGCGATCGTGACCGGGTGCTGGCACTGGCCCAGGCCCTGCCGGCCGAAGACGTGCAGTTCTACTACCAGATGGGCCTGATCGGTCGCCGTGACTTGCCGCTGGCGCCGGACCCGCGAGGCGGTTTCGAAATGGTGCTGCTGCGGATGCTGGCCTTCCGACCCGCAGATACGGCGGACGCCCCGAGGCAACCGCTAAAGCCAGTGGGGATCAGCCAGGCCACAGTTGATTCCGCAAACTCAGTGGCTGCCGCGCCTAAACCTGCGCCGGTAGTTGCTGCGGCTGTTGCGCCGGCGCCAGCGCCGGTGGTTGCACCTGCGCCGGCTCCTGAGCCTGCACCGGTTGCCCCGGTGCTTGCGCCTGAACCCGTTCCTGAGCCCGAGCCCGAGCCGGTCGCCGTCGAAGAAGTCGTCGATCTGCCGTGGAACGACCCGGTAGAGCCGGCGCCTGTGCAGCAGCCAGCGGTCGAGCCGGTGCTGGAAACCACCGCCGAGCAGCCGGACCTGCCGCCAATGCCGCTGCCGACCCCGGACAGCGTCGTGCCGGACGCACCGGAGTGGGCCGCCGCGCCGATCCCCGAGCCATCGGTAGCCGACGTCGATGCCGCCACGCCGGGCATGGACATGGATGACGAGCCGCCGCTGGACGAGGACTACATCGAGCCGGACATGGATTCGGCCTACAGTTACCTCGACGATCTGGCCAGCGAACACGCGGCCGATCCGGTGCCGGAGCCCGAGCCGGAACCTGCCGCCGCGCCGGCCACCGGTCTGGCGCTGCAATGGCTGGAGCTGTTCCCGCAACTGCCGATCTCCGGCATGACCGGCAGCATCGCCGCCAACTGCACGCTGATCGCGGTCGATGGCGACAACTGGCTGATGCACCTGGACCCGGCCCACAGCGCCTTGTTCAACGCCACCCAGCAGCGTCGTCTGAACGATGCGCTGAACCAGTTCCACGGGCGCACGCTGACCCTGACCATCGAGCTGATCAAGCCCGAGCAGGAAACCCCGGCCCAGGCCGCGTCCCGGCGCCGTGCCAACCGTCAGCGCGAGGCGGAGGAATCGATCCACGGCGATCCGTTCATCCAGCAGATGGTGCAGCAGTTCGGTGCGGTCGTGCGACACGATACTATTGAACCTGTCGACGCCCTGGTCAGTCAGGGCTAA
- the zipA gene encoding cell division protein ZipA: MEIGLREWLIVIGIIVIAGILFDGWRRMRGGKGKLKFRLDRSLSNLPDEDTSAELLGPARVLDTHKEPQLDEHDLPSVSMPAREPREPRESGSKRGKRGGNGPAQGDLNLDLDLDGGPSFSSRDDDFVEPAAKASPAVADKDQPQAEEVLVISVICRDPAGFKGPALLQNILESGLRFGEMDIFHRHESMAGNGEVLFSMANAVKPGIFDLDDIDHFSTPAVSFFLGLPGPRHPKQAFDVMVAAARKLSQELNGELKDDQRSVLTAQTIEHYRQRIVEFERRALTQKR; the protein is encoded by the coding sequence ATGGAAATCGGTCTGCGCGAGTGGCTGATCGTCATCGGCATCATTGTGATAGCCGGTATTCTTTTCGATGGCTGGCGCCGTATGCGCGGCGGCAAGGGAAAACTGAAATTCCGTCTTGACCGAAGTCTGTCCAACCTGCCGGACGAGGACACCAGCGCTGAGCTGTTGGGCCCGGCCCGCGTGCTGGATACCCATAAAGAGCCGCAACTGGACGAACACGACCTGCCATCGGTAAGCATGCCGGCCCGCGAACCACGCGAGCCTCGCGAATCCGGTTCCAAGCGCGGCAAGCGGGGCGGCAATGGTCCGGCCCAGGGCGACCTGAACCTTGATCTGGATCTGGACGGCGGCCCTAGCTTCAGCAGCCGCGACGATGATTTCGTCGAGCCTGCCGCCAAGGCGTCGCCGGCAGTGGCCGATAAAGATCAGCCGCAAGCCGAAGAAGTGCTGGTGATCAGCGTGATCTGCCGCGATCCGGCCGGCTTCAAAGGCCCGGCACTGCTGCAGAACATTCTGGAAAGCGGTCTGCGTTTCGGCGAGATGGACATTTTCCACCGTCACGAAAGCATGGCCGGCAACGGTGAAGTCCTGTTCTCCATGGCCAACGCGGTCAAGCCGGGTATCTTCGATCTGGACGACATCGACCATTTCAGCACTCCGGCGGTGAGCTTCTTCCTCGGCCTGCCAGGCCCGCGTCATCCGAAGCAGGCCTTCGACGTGATGGTCGCGGCAGCGCGCAAGCTGTCCCAGGAACTGAACGGCGAATTGAAAGATGACCAGCGCAGCGTCCTGACCGCGCAGACCATCGAGCACTACCGTCAGCGCATCGTCGAATTCGAACGTCGCGCCCTGACCCAGAAGCGTTGA
- a CDS encoding substrate-binding periplasmic protein — protein sequence MRWAVGALLGLSLSAMASQPPLRFVVADSWAMPMVQIERGRPTQGILYDMMLSLATQVGVPAQFHVLPRARVQNAMEHGEVDVRCYAAQSWLPNLSGDYIWSIPLFFQRDLLISRQGLPTQSDPADLPRQSIGTVLGYSYPTLQPLFDADRLWREDARNQEQVLDKLLAGRYRYAVSNQWTLDWFNQRLLPGQQLQAVAVLQEQQVGCYVRNDPNVPVQRILRTLLRMKMSGEIDDIIRLYTGSAGGEP from the coding sequence ATGCGGTGGGCCGTGGGGGCATTACTGGGATTGAGCCTGAGCGCGATGGCGTCGCAACCGCCGCTGCGCTTCGTCGTTGCCGACAGCTGGGCGATGCCGATGGTGCAAATCGAACGCGGCCGTCCGACCCAGGGCATCCTCTACGACATGATGCTCAGCCTGGCGACCCAGGTCGGCGTGCCGGCGCAATTTCACGTCCTGCCCCGCGCCCGGGTGCAGAACGCCATGGAACACGGCGAAGTCGACGTGCGCTGCTATGCCGCACAATCCTGGTTGCCGAACCTGTCCGGCGATTACATCTGGAGCATCCCGCTGTTCTTCCAGCGCGACCTGCTGATCAGTCGTCAGGGATTGCCGACCCAGTCCGACCCGGCCGACCTTCCCCGTCAGTCGATCGGCACCGTGCTCGGTTACAGCTACCCCACGCTTCAGCCACTGTTCGACGCCGACCGGTTATGGCGCGAAGATGCGCGCAATCAGGAACAGGTCCTGGACAAACTGCTGGCTGGCCGTTACCGCTACGCCGTAAGCAATCAATGGACCCTGGACTGGTTCAACCAGCGCCTGCTGCCGGGGCAGCAACTGCAAGCGGTGGCGGTATTGCAGGAGCAGCAGGTCGGCTGCTATGTGCGCAATGATCCGAATGTGCCGGTGCAGCGGATATTGAGGACATTGCTGCGGATGAAAATGTCGGGGGAGATTGATGACATTATTCGGTTGTATACCGGCAGCGCGGGTGGCGAACCGTGA
- a CDS encoding zinc-binding metallopeptidase family protein produces the protein MYRFFEQLSSRIVAPFMGESSRNSKVWPCRCGQSLFFRNSQCLACNAALGYQPEHSRLTSLQPGPQEGTWTLDVDPEAGLFRRCANLDTPAACNWLLPANDHDTLCAACALNRTIPDLSVPENPERWRKVEIAKRRLVAQLISLGLQVIPKTVDEDTGLAFDFIGVDLQGNAPITGHANGLITLDIAEADDAHRERVRAQMHEPYRTLLGHFRHEVGHYYWDRLIDNGPWLGSFRNLFGDERASYAEALERHYQQGAPADWSQHYVSAYATMHPWEDWAETWAHYLHMMDAVDTALGFGMSAREMDLDYQPFPSSTLYDPEHPGGTAFLSFVNAWIELAGMLNELSRSMGQPDFYPFVLPPAAIAKLHFIHLVIQQEGGRADEVLQAQ, from the coding sequence ATGTACCGCTTTTTCGAGCAGCTCAGTTCCCGCATTGTCGCGCCGTTCATGGGCGAATCCTCGCGCAACAGCAAGGTCTGGCCGTGTCGTTGCGGCCAGTCGCTGTTCTTTCGCAACAGCCAGTGCCTGGCCTGCAACGCGGCGCTGGGTTATCAACCGGAACACAGTCGGCTGACGTCGCTGCAACCGGGGCCACAGGAAGGCACCTGGACGCTGGACGTCGATCCCGAGGCCGGGCTGTTCCGGCGCTGCGCCAACCTCGATACCCCGGCGGCCTGCAACTGGCTGCTGCCCGCCAACGATCACGACACACTGTGCGCGGCCTGCGCTCTGAACCGCACCATCCCCGATCTTTCCGTCCCGGAAAACCCCGAACGCTGGCGCAAGGTGGAAATCGCCAAACGCCGACTGGTGGCGCAACTGATCAGCCTCGGCCTGCAGGTCATCCCGAAAACCGTCGATGAAGACACTGGTCTGGCGTTCGATTTCATCGGCGTCGATCTGCAAGGCAACGCGCCCATCACCGGCCATGCCAACGGCCTGATCACCCTCGACATCGCAGAAGCCGACGACGCCCACCGCGAGCGGGTCCGGGCGCAGATGCACGAGCCTTATCGCACGTTGCTCGGGCACTTTCGCCATGAGGTCGGGCATTACTACTGGGATCGACTGATCGACAACGGCCCGTGGCTGGGTTCGTTCCGCAACCTGTTCGGCGATGAACGCGCCAGTTATGCCGAGGCGCTGGAGCGGCATTATCAACAGGGCGCGCCGGCGGACTGGTCGCAGCATTACGTCAGCGCCTACGCCACCATGCACCCGTGGGAAGACTGGGCGGAAACCTGGGCGCATTACCTGCACATGATGGACGCGGTAGACACGGCGCTGGGTTTCGGCATGAGCGCCCGGGAGATGGACCTGGATTACCAGCCGTTTCCGTCGAGTACGCTGTACGACCCCGAACATCCCGGCGGCACGGCGTTCCTGTCGTTCGTCAACGCGTGGATCGAACTGGCGGGCATGCTCAACGAACTGTCGCGCAGCATGGGCCAGCCGGATTTCTATCCCTTCGTCCTGCCGCCGGCGGCGATCGCCAAGCTGCACTTCATTCATCTGGTGATCCAGCAGGAGGGCGGCCGCGCGGACGAGGTGCTTCAGGCGCAATAG